In Pseudophryne corroboree isolate aPseCor3 chromosome 3, aPseCor3.hap2, whole genome shotgun sequence, a genomic segment contains:
- the LOC135057295 gene encoding protein FAM200A-like → MVGESAGKLLSKVPLSNNTISRRIQHMAEDLNDQLIGKMKGKDFALQLDEATDSNKDAHLICYTRFVDCDNIVEDLLFCKSITAGIKAQDLFQIIDTFMSENQLDWTKCFGVCTDGGRSMAGCYGGLQALIRSKAADALWTHCIIHREALASKHLSPPLNAVMESVLKAVNFIKTRPQKARFFRQMCEDMGSEHTSLLYYCSSRWLSRGNVLSRVFQLHQELYSYLVEEKHECANNYLDTVFLSKLAYLCDIFDKLNALNLSLQGNNTHILKLSEKVSAFRKKLFLWRIKLNEECYNDCFPMLHQFVTSNDVCLTHELKSVFEQHLTNLSDWFEKYFPENMEKFVWIQDPFSTRAPTEFTSVEEEKLIELSCDKTLKVKFSSIGLEEFWISIKDEYPILSAKAQQILIPFATTYLCEAGFSAVAVIKSKYRSKINVEQEIRVAVSKLIPRFEKLCSAQQAHISH, encoded by the coding sequence ATGGTTGGGGAATCAGCTGGAAAACTGCTTTCAAAGGTACCTTTATCAAACAATACCATCAGTCGTAGAATCCAACATATGGCTGAAGATCTAAATGACCAGTTAATTGGAAAAATGAAAGGGAAGGATTTTGCGCTACAACTAGATGAGGCAACAGACAGTAACAAGGATGCTCATTTGATTTGCTACACACGCTTTGTAGATTGTGACAATATTGTGGAAGACCTTCTCTTTTGTAAAAGTATCACCGCCGGTATAAAGGCACAAGACTTGTTTCAGATCATTGACACTTTTATGAGTGAAAACCAGTTAGACTGGACAAAGTGCTTTGGtgtctgtactgatggtggtcgtTCTATGGCTGGCTGTTATGGAGGATTGCAGGCACTCATACGAAGCAAAGCTGCTGATGCACTTTGGACCCACTGCATTATCCACAGGGAAGCCCTTGCATCAAAGCATCTGAGTCCGCCACTGAATGCAGTCATGGAAAGTGTGTTGAAAGCTGTGAACTTTATAAAAACTCGGCCACAGAAGGCAAGGTTTTTTAGACAAATGTGTGAAGATATGGGCTCTGAGCACACATCTTTGTTGTATTACTGCAGCTCACGATGGCTCTCCCGTGGCAATGTACTTTCTCGTGTTTTTCAATTACATCAGGAACTCTACTCATATCTTGTAGAAGAAAAACACGAGTGTGCCAATAACTACTTGGATACTGTTTTTTTGTCCAAGTTAGCCTACCTGTGTGATATATTTGATAAACTGAATGCATTGAATCTCTCACTGCAGGGAAACAATACCCACATTCTTAAACTCTCAGAGAAGGTATCTGCATTCAGGAAAAAATTGTTTCTATGGAGAATAAAATTAAATGAAGAGTGTTACAATGACTGTTTCCCCATGTTGCATCAGTTTGTTACATCAAATGATGTTTGTTTGACACATGAACTTAAATCAGTTTTTGAGCAGCACCTAACAAACCTCAGTGACTggtttgaaaaatattttccagaaaatatggaaaagTTTGTCTGGATCCAGGATCCATTCAGTACTAGGGCCCCAACGGAATTTACTTCTGTAGAAGAAGAAAAACTCATTGAGCTCTCCTGTGACAAGACCTTGAAAGTAAAATTCAGCAGCATAGGACTTGAAGAGTTTTGGATATCCATTAAAGATGAATATCCGATACTAAGTGCTAAAGCACAGCAAATCCTCATTCCTTTTGCAACAACATATTTGTGTGAAGCTGGGTTTTCAGCAGTTGCTGTAATAAAAAGCAAGTACCGTTCAAAAATCAATGTGGAACAGGAAATAAGGGTGGCAGTGTCCAAGCTCATCCCAAGGTTTGAAAAGTTGTGCAGTGCACAACAGGCCCACATATCCCATTAA